AGGCGCAGCTGTCCTGAAAGACGGAGCAGCCGCGAAGCAGCGTGTCGAGATCCAGCAGGTTGTTATATGAGAGCTCTTTGCCCGAAAGCTGCTCGAAGGGACGCTCTTCAAGCGGCGGCATAAAGAGCGCCGCCTGCTGGTGCGGGTTTTCCCCGTAACGAAGCTTCTGCTCCATGCGCAGCGGCAGCACCTTGTCGCCCTCGACGCCGTCGGCGACGCCAAGTTCGCGGCAGAGGCCGCGATAGATTATGGAATCGTATGACGCCGTGCTGCGGAAGGCTTTGAGTGCCAGCTCCTGCTTAAATTCGAGAGTAAATTCCTGCTTCTTTTCAAGTTCGTCGATGACGCGCGCGTAGTCGCCGATCTCGGTGACTACCGCGACGTGGTAATAGTTTTTCGCGGCGGCGCGAATGAGCGATACTCCGCCGATGTCTATCTTCTCTATTAGCTGGTCGAGCTCCGCGCCGCTCTTCGCCGTCTCCTCAAATGGATATAGCGTGCAGACGACGACGTCGATGAGCGGGATGTTGAACTTCTCCCGGTCCTCGTTGTCCTGTGCGAGTCCGCGTCTGGCAAGGATGCCGCCCATTATTGTCGGGTGCAGGGTTTTGACCCTGCCTCCGAGGATCGCTGGAAGTCCCGTAAGGTCCACGACTTCGGTGACTTTGACTCCGCCCTCTTCGAGGTGCTTGGCGGTGCCGGAGCTTGATACGATTTCATAACCGTGGGCGGCGAGCCCCTTCGCGAGTTCAAGTATGCCCGTCTTGTCCCAGACGGAGATGAGCGCCTTTCTAGTTTCCATCTTTTCCATCCTGTTCTCCCTCCAATTGATCGATATCCACCGGATTCTTTTCCAGAAATTCCTTTAGAGCGCGTTTATAAAGCTGATGTTCCGCCGCGTGTATCTTGGCCTCAAGGCTTTCAAGCGTATCCTCGGGGGTGCGCCGGACCCTCTCCTGTGCCAGGATCGGCCCGTGGTCGACCTCTTCGTCGACGATGTGGACGGTGACTCCCGTCTCCGGCACGCCGGCGTTCCAGGCGTCGAGTATCCCGTGCGCGCCGGGAAAGGCCGGAAGCAGCGCCGGGTGGATGTTTATGATCCGCCCCTTGAAGCGGCGGACGAATTCCGGCGAGAGTATGCGCATAAAGCCGGCGAGCACGATCCAGTCGCTGGCTGTCTCATCGACGGCCTTCGCGATGGCCTCTTCGGCCGCCGTTTTGCCGTCGCGCCGGTAAAAAAAGACCCGTGTGGGCGCTCCCAGCGCGGCAGCCGTCGAAAGCCCCTTGGCCTCCAGCCGGTCGCTGCCGACGAAGGAGACCTGCGCGGGCAGCTCGCCGGTAATGGAGGCCTTTAAAATGGCCTCCATGTTCGTTCCCGTTCCCGATATGAGTATCGCTATTCGCGGGAGGTACATTTGATGACCTCGCCGATGACGGCCGGCTTTTCGCCTAACGGGGCCAGCGCCGCCTCGAGAGTTTTAAGGTCTTCGGCCGCGATGACGAATACGTAGCCGATGCCGAGGTTGAATACCCGCCGCATCTCTTCTTCGTCGATGCCCGCGCTCTGGATCAGGCCGAATATCGCGGGCCGCTCCCATGATTTGAAGTCCACCGCGATGTCGAGGTGCTTGGGGATTATGCGGATGACGTTGCCGTACATCCCGCCGCCCGTGACGTGGGCCATGCCGCGGACGATACCCGTTTTGACGGCCGCGAGCGCCGCCTTTACGTAAAGCCTGGTCGGGCGCATCGCCGCCGCGGCGACGTTTTCTTTCCAGCCGGCGGGGACGCTGTCGAGGGGGATGT
The window above is part of the Cloacibacillus evryensis DSM 19522 genome. Proteins encoded here:
- the purH gene encoding bifunctional phosphoribosylaminoimidazolecarboxamide formyltransferase/IMP cyclohydrolase is translated as MEKMETRKALISVWDKTGILELAKGLAAHGYEIVSSSGTAKHLEEGGVKVTEVVDLTGLPAILGGRVKTLHPTIMGGILARRGLAQDNEDREKFNIPLIDVVVCTLYPFEETAKSGAELDQLIEKIDIGGVSLIRAAAKNYYHVAVVTEIGDYARVIDELEKKQEFTLEFKQELALKAFRSTASYDSIIYRGLCRELGVADGVEGDKVLPLRMEQKLRYGENPHQQAALFMPPLEERPFEQLSGKELSYNNLLDLDTLLRGCSVFQDSCACTIVKHTTPCGTACADTPIEAFKKALACDPVSAFGGIIGMTRKVDLETAKTVSETFFEILAAPDFEDGAVEYLKEKKPNLRVLKILPGYAPKLQIIGNRCGFLVQEDRLPALPLEAEGEWHGTPRPDLWDDIIFAWKTAAITKSNAIVLVKDGAAVGIGGGFTNRVDAAEYAIKLAGDKAKGSVMASDAFFPFADSVELAHKAGVVAVIEPGGSIRDNEVFKKAEELGLSLFAGGSRTFRH
- the purN gene encoding phosphoribosylglycinamide formyltransferase, with amino-acid sequence MYLPRIAILISGTGTNMEAILKASITGELPAQVSFVGSDRLEAKGLSTAAALGAPTRVFFYRRDGKTAAEEAIAKAVDETASDWIVLAGFMRILSPEFVRRFKGRIINIHPALLPAFPGAHGILDAWNAGVPETGVTVHIVDEEVDHGPILAQERVRRTPEDTLESLEAKIHAAEHQLYKRALKEFLEKNPVDIDQLEGEQDGKDGN